One genomic segment of Dromaius novaehollandiae isolate bDroNov1 chromosome 12, bDroNov1.hap1, whole genome shotgun sequence includes these proteins:
- the LOC112989430 gene encoding glutathione peroxidase 1 — MQRRKRNQREKRKVFLKGEKEPGDASRALQAPRPPQAPPGPAEACKRGREAPAPGCRSGGERGGSGAPGGASPGSPAPTGRREAAGGRGGRARPALLAMAARGAAASGLAGLQARPLGAAEPLALGSLLGRVLLVSNVASLUGTTARDFVQFNELQQRYGPRGLVVLGFPCNQFGHQENATNEEILRSLEHVRPGNGYKPNFTLFEKCDVNGKDAHPLFTFLKEALPFPHDDPSSLMTNPQYIIWSPVCRNDISWNFEKFLIGPDGVPFKRYSRHFETIKIQDDIELLLQKVPKSVLG, encoded by the exons ATGCAGAGGAGAAAACGCaaccagagggaaaaaaggaaagtgtttttaaagggggaaaaagagcCGGGAGACGCTAGCAGGGCCCTGCAGGCCCCGCGGCCTCCGCAGgccccgccaggccccgccgAGGCCTGCAAGCGTGGCCGGGAGGCGCCAGCTCCCGGCTGCCGcagcgggggggagcgggggggcagcggggcccctGGCGGTGcgagccccggcagccccgcccccACGGGGCGGCGCGAggccgcgggaggccgcggcgggcgggcgcggcccgCACTGCTGGCCatggcggcgcggggagcggcggcgagCGGCCTGGCGGGGCTGCAGGCGCGGCCGCTGGGCGCGGCGGAGCCGCTGGCCCTCGGCTCGCTGCTGGGCCGGGTGCTGCTCGTGTCCAACGTGGCGTCGCTCTGAGGCACCACGGCCCGCGACTTCGTGCAGTTCAACGAGCTGCAGCAGCGCTACGGCCCCCGCGGGCTCGTCGTGCTCGGCTTCCCCTGCAACCAGTTCGGGCACCAG GAGAATGCCACAAACGAGGAGATCTTGCGCTCCCTGGAACACGTTCGTCCCGGCAACGGCTACAAGCCCAACTTCACCTTGTTCGAGAAGTGCGACGTGAACGGGAAGGACGCCCACCCACTCTTCACCTTCTTGAAGGAGGCGCTGCCCTTCCCGCATGACGACCCCTCCTCGCTGATGACCAACCCGCAGTACATCATCTGGTCCCCGGTGTGCAGGAACGACATCTCCTGGAACTTCGAGAAGTTCCTCATCGGCCCGGACGGCGTGCCCTTCAAACGCTACAGCAGGCATTTTGAAACCATCAAGATCCAGGATGACATCGAATTGCTTCTTCAGAAGGTTCCTAAGAGTGTTCTTGGTTAA